The stretch of DNA ACCAGCGCATCGACCTTGGCGGCCACGGTCTTGGCGATCACCACGACCTCCTGGCCCTCCTGCAGCTCGCCTTCCCAGCGGTAGACGGCGCGCATGCCGTCGATGATGTTGACGCAGGCCGCCAGGCGCTCTTCCACCAGGGTCCGGCCGATGCGCCGGGCCTCGGCCAGATCGCCGGCCGTCATGTAGACTATCTGGGCTTGCATGGGGAAATCCTCCTTGATTTTTCGGGCGGCAGCCGGCGGGGTTAGCGGCCGGGCGAGTTTCAGCCCGGTCGCTGGCCGCATCGGCAGGCGCCCTTTTGCATTTGCAGCGCAGGCATGCTAAGAACCCGGCGAATGGGCGAAGGCGCGCTGGGCGGGCCGTCGCCAGCGGCAGGTGACAGGATCAGATCGCCGGGAGATGACGGGCGCAGATGAAAAAAATCGTGACCATCGGCGGCGGCAGCGGCCAGTTCGCCCTGCTCTCCGGATTGCGGGATGAAGCCGGCATCCACCTGACGGCGGTGGTCTCGATGGTGGACAGCGGCGGTAGCACCGGGCGGCTGCGCGACGAGCTGGGGATTCTGCCGCCGGGGGACGCGCTGAAGTGCATCCTGGCGCTCTCCCCGTTCCAGGAGACCGCCCGCGCCCTGCTGCTCAAACGCTTTCGGCAGGACCCGCGCCTGCGCGGGCACAATGCCGGCAATATGCTCCTCACCATGCTGTCGCGCTACATCGGCAGTTTTCCGGCGGGGATTCAGGCCCTGGCCGAAATCCTGGACGTCAGGGGCGACATCCTGCCGGTGACCATCGACAAGGCCACCCTTGTGGCGCGCCTCACCAACGGCAGCCACGTCTACGGGGAGAGCGCCATCGACGTGCCCCGAGGCAACCAGCGGGAAAAAATTCAGGAGGTCTTCCTGGTGCCCCACCACAGCGACGCCATCTCGGTCTACCCCCCGGTGATCAGTGCCATCCGCGAGGCCGACCACGTCATCATCGGCCCCGGGGACCTGTTTACCAGCATCTTCTCCAACCTGGTGGTCCCCGGCGTGTGCCAGGTGCTGCGGGAAACCCGCGCCAAGCTGATCTACGTGCTCAACATCATGACCAAGTTCGGGGAGACCCACAATTTCATGGGGCGCGACTTTGTGGGCACCCTGGAGACGTGTCTGGAGCGCAAAGTCGACGGGGTGGTGGTCAACACCCGCCGGCCGGATGCGGACCTGCTGACGAAATACGCCGGTCAGAAGGCCGAGTTCGTGATCTGCGATTTCCGGGACCCCAGCTGGTCCGGCCGCACCGTCTACACCGCCGATCTGTTGGAAACCTCGGGGGGCATTGTGCGCCACGACGCCAAGAAACTGGCGGCGCTGATCATGCGGATCATATCCGGGGAACAGGAGCCCGACCCATGCCCCGCCGACTGATCGTGGGGGTGATGGGCGGCGGGGCGGTGGACCCGCGCACCGCCGAGCTGGCCTACCGGCTGGGGCAATTGATCGCCGATGCGGGCTGGATTTTGCTGAATGGCGGCCGCAACTGCGGGGTGATGGCCGCCTCGGCGCGCGGCGCCCGGGAACGCGGCGGGCTGACGGTGGGGGTCCTGCCGGATGCCGACCGCCGCCAGGCGGCCCCCTGGATTGACGTTGCGATCGTCACCGGCATGGGCAGCGCCCGCAACGCCATCAACGTTCTCTCCAGCGACGTGGTGGTGGCCTGCGCCGGCGGGGCCGGCACGCTGTCGGAGATCGCCCTGGCCCTCAAAGCCGGTAAA from Desulfobacteraceae bacterium encodes:
- a CDS encoding divalent-cation tolerance protein CutA — its product is MQAQIVYMTAGDLAEARRIGRTLVEERLAACVNIIDGMRAVYRWEGELQEGQEVVVIAKTVAAKVDALVARVKALHSYECCCVLALPVTAGNPPFLDWIAAEVAP
- the yvcK gene encoding uridine diphosphate-N-acetylglucosamine-binding protein YvcK; protein product: MKKIVTIGGGSGQFALLSGLRDEAGIHLTAVVSMVDSGGSTGRLRDELGILPPGDALKCILALSPFQETARALLLKRFRQDPRLRGHNAGNMLLTMLSRYIGSFPAGIQALAEILDVRGDILPVTIDKATLVARLTNGSHVYGESAIDVPRGNQREKIQEVFLVPHHSDAISVYPPVISAIREADHVIIGPGDLFTSIFSNLVVPGVCQVLRETRAKLIYVLNIMTKFGETHNFMGRDFVGTLETCLERKVDGVVVNTRRPDADLLTKYAGQKAEFVICDFRDPSWSGRTVYTADLLETSGGIVRHDAKKLAALIMRIISGEQEPDPCPAD
- a CDS encoding TIGR00725 family protein; translated protein: MPRRLIVGVMGGGAVDPRTAELAYRLGQLIADAGWILLNGGRNCGVMAASARGARERGGLTVGVLPDADRRQAAPWIDVAIVTGMGSARNAINVLSSDVVVACAGGAGTLSEIALALKAGKTVILLDFDVRGAFAAQAAAGRLLLAATPEEAAAEIRRLNPMGLQTHPA